From the Candidatus Zixiibacteriota bacterium genome, one window contains:
- a CDS encoding DUF1565 domain-containing protein → MNWAKLQFGSVLAAAAILCGCSKDNSPAGPTDAECHLSPASLPFGTVAVGSSVDLTFIISNSGGKTLSGTISATCDNFIVIGDASYSLGTGEADTFAVRFTPTAPGNQVCTIQTGSSACTGVSCTGAGASYDYYVDAVAGNDDSSGTASAPFKTITHALKVAGENTTVGARPGTYDEANGEQFPIHLQPGQRLIGDIANKGLGSTSTWVYGAALADPLSGNNWLAAIVAAESSFVAGFKFGAPPQHGTWGVYISNTGAEVAHCTFGGTSSSLYGGIYTTGAGEMEIEESDFLTGSYGVYIYGCTDRVSVRSNQFLTMAIPMDVVEFTPDTVVVIESNFFVGSGQIGIQVQGGAPRIEGNTFNKPDGYATYGAVRCWSTTSNATVRGNSFVCARAIQIDNAATPDLGSVTHPGANNFSGVTVEAVYHMGSSSVSAIGNAWRHSPPVCGTDIVLTGGGSVTWGSGGGENCP, encoded by the coding sequence TTGAACTGGGCAAAACTACAATTCGGCTCCGTTTTGGCGGCAGCCGCGATCCTGTGTGGATGCAGTAAGGACAACAGTCCGGCCGGCCCCACCGATGCCGAGTGTCATTTATCGCCGGCGTCACTGCCTTTCGGCACCGTCGCGGTCGGCAGCTCTGTCGACCTGACCTTCATAATCTCCAACAGTGGCGGTAAGACACTGAGCGGGACCATCTCCGCAACGTGCGACAACTTCATCGTCATCGGCGACGCATCATATAGCCTTGGCACGGGCGAAGCCGACACGTTCGCGGTCCGATTCACCCCTACCGCACCTGGGAATCAGGTATGCACAATTCAGACAGGCAGCTCGGCCTGCACGGGAGTCTCGTGTACCGGCGCCGGCGCGTCATACGACTACTATGTCGATGCTGTGGCAGGCAACGACGATTCTTCCGGCACCGCATCGGCACCCTTCAAGACAATCACGCACGCCTTGAAAGTCGCAGGCGAGAACACGACCGTTGGCGCACGTCCGGGGACCTACGATGAGGCAAACGGCGAACAGTTTCCGATTCATCTTCAACCCGGTCAGCGCCTCATCGGCGATATTGCGAACAAAGGGCTCGGATCCACCTCGACATGGGTGTATGGCGCGGCGCTGGCTGACCCTCTCTCGGGAAACAACTGGCTTGCCGCCATCGTTGCCGCTGAATCGTCATTTGTCGCTGGTTTCAAGTTTGGCGCACCTCCTCAACACGGAACGTGGGGAGTCTATATAAGCAATACCGGTGCTGAGGTCGCACACTGTACGTTCGGAGGCACGAGCTCCTCATTGTATGGCGGCATCTATACCACTGGCGCAGGTGAAATGGAGATCGAGGAGAGTGATTTCCTGACTGGCTCGTACGGCGTATATATTTACGGATGCACGGATCGTGTGAGTGTCCGGTCCAACCAGTTTTTGACAATGGCCATTCCGATGGACGTGGTCGAGTTTACTCCCGACACGGTTGTGGTCATCGAGAGCAATTTCTTCGTTGGAAGCGGGCAGATCGGGATCCAGGTACAGGGGGGTGCACCACGCATTGAGGGGAACACGTTCAACAAGCCCGATGGGTACGCCACCTATGGTGCCGTCCGGTGTTGGTCCACCACCTCGAACGCAACCGTCCGCGGCAATTCCTTTGTCTGCGCCCGGGCGATACAAATCGATAACGCTGCGACTCCGGACCTCGGCAGCGTGACCCATCCGGGAGCGAACAACTTCTCCGGCGTAACAGTCGAAGCCGTCTATCATATGGGAAGCAGCTCCGTATCAGCGATAGGGAACGCGTGGCGCCACTCGCCTCCGGTCTGCGGTACGGACATCGTGCTTACCGGTGGCGGCAGCGTGACATGGGGATCAGGTGGAGGGGAAAACTGCCCATAA